A genomic region of Colletotrichum destructivum chromosome 1, complete sequence contains the following coding sequences:
- a CDS encoding Putative ankyrin repeat-containing domain superfamily, producing the protein MRAICCFLNKRFDDGQTFKHHAVMMRCFLALLQHPERTWLTGCLVMTSRFARSWTKASPHAMESLDQHSLDLLIDFNPCSLDFEETTASSDSWSSSVNTPSSSGNSFIEQGVTPTQDVSMDELSYQEYEYPDPSESPSAWRALDGSSETTDLTLASSGDWHRYQEQQEADRTDLNDFIFHVLVRTPERLFRREVSTDAWHQHQLDCGRKTQALRHAITSSTNLFLRGSIGDTILHTLAGDFGLLNLSAETEGYDILQRLFDIGPDGFGSSVKSCCLSMIDSQNDGYRMIDGAPAEPFMHTPLGVAILYNNLACAELLLQHGAGANIPGEWGQRPLFFAYRNNSEEAVKLLTAYGACL; encoded by the exons ATGAGAGCCATTTGCTGCTTTCTGAATAAACGTTTCGACGACGGACAAACTTTTAAACATCATGCTGTCATGATGAGATGCTTTCTCGCTCTGCTTCAGCATCCTGAACGTACTTGGTTGACAGGTTGTCTTGTTATGACTAGTCGTTTCGCGCGTAGCTGGACGAAAGCCTCGCCTCACGCAATGGAGAGTCTGGACCAACACTCATTAGACTTACTGATCGATTTCAATCCGTGTTCTTTGGACTTTGAAGAGACGACTGCCTCTTCTGATTCATGGTCGTCCAGCGTGAACACGCCATCTTCCAGCGGCAACAGTTTCATCGAGCAAGGTGTCACACCAACACAGGATGTGTCAATGGATGAGCTGTCTTACCAGGAATACGAATATCCAGATCCATCCGAGTCTCCCTCGGCTTGGAGAGCCCTCGACGGTAGCAGTGAGACCACCGACTTGACACTTGCCTCATCGGGAGATTGGCATAGGTATCAGGAACAACAAGAAGCCGATAGGACAGATTTG AACGACTTCATCTTCCATGTTCTAGTGCGTACGCCAGAGCGCTTATTCAGACGGGAGGTGTCAACGGATGCTTGGCACCAGCATCAGCTCGATTGTGGGCGGAAGACTCAAGCGTTACGCCATGCCATCACGAGTTCTACGAACCTATTTCTACGAGGCTCGATCGGAGACACGATTTTGCATACATTGGCAGGCGATTTTGGGCTGCTGAACTTGTCTGCGGAAACCGAGGGTTACGACATTCTCCAGCGGCTCTTCGACATTGGGCCAGACGGTTTCGGGTCGTCAGTGAAGTCCTGTTGTCTATCTATGATTGATTCGCAGAATGACGGGTATCGCATGATCGACGGAGCCCCGGCGGAACCGTTCATGCACACGCCCCTTGGGGTTGCAATTCTATACAACAACCTCGCCTGCGCTGAGCTTCTGCTTCAGCACGGGGCTGGTGCAAACATCCCAGGGGAGTGGGGACAGCGTCCGCTGTTCTTTGCCTATCGGAACAATAGCGAAGAAGCAGTCAAACTGCTGACCGCCTACGGAGCTTGCCTTTGA